Proteins encoded together in one Irregularibacter muris window:
- the leuS gene encoding leucine--tRNA ligase — MTYHFHTIEKKWQKKWEEDKAFKVEQNNDPKYYCLEMFPYPSGKLHMGHVRNYSIGDVVARFKKMNGYNVLHPMGWDSFGLPAENAAIKNQIHPNIWTWDNIKHMEDQLKELGISYDWDREIATCSPEYYKWNQWLFLKMFEKGLAYKKEAAVNWCPSCATVLANEQVVDGSCERCDSSVEKKKLSQWFFKITDYAERLLEDLDKLEGWPEKVRLMQKNWIGKSEGAEISFKMENTEDEINVFTTRPDTIFGVSYLVFAPEHPLVEKLIKNTPKEEEVKKFIKSVQSLSEIDRTSTETEKVGMPIGAYAINPMNNEKIPILIANYVLMDYGTGAVMGVPAHDQRDFEFAKKYDLPINIVIKPQDKDLSIEIMDEAYVEDGIMVNSGRFDTMANRDAFGEIVKELEVKGAGKSTINYRLRDWLISRQRYWGTPIPVVYCDHCGVVPVPVKDLPIELPTKVEFKNDGRSPLLDNEEFLYTSCPKCGEKARRETDTMDTFVDSSWYYLRYCDPHNDELPFDKEKVDYWLGVDQYIGGVEHAILHLLYTRFFAKILYDLGMISKDEPIHNLLTQGMVLKDGEKMSKSKGNVVSPVEIIKNYGADTARLFILFAAPPERDLEWSDKGVEGSYRFLNRIWRLVEELKSELELSSKVQQNNLNKEDKELRFVLHHTIKRVYEDIEERFNFNTAISAIMELVNAIYHYKDKVKGSNPALLGEVIENLIILLSPFAPHITEEMWKIIGNKDSVHEQSWPKYDLEALKQEEAEIVVQINGKVRDKMILPVDATKEDMEAAVLKREKIKQFLEGKEIVKIIAIPKKLINIVIKG, encoded by the coding sequence ATGACTTATCATTTTCACACCATTGAAAAGAAATGGCAAAAAAAGTGGGAAGAAGATAAAGCTTTTAAAGTAGAGCAAAACAATGACCCAAAATATTATTGTTTAGAGATGTTCCCCTATCCATCAGGTAAACTTCACATGGGTCATGTGAGAAACTATTCTATTGGGGATGTAGTGGCCCGATTTAAAAAAATGAATGGATACAATGTACTTCATCCCATGGGATGGGATTCCTTTGGATTACCAGCAGAAAATGCTGCCATTAAAAATCAAATTCATCCCAATATATGGACATGGGATAATATCAAACATATGGAAGACCAATTAAAAGAATTAGGGATTAGCTATGATTGGGATAGGGAAATAGCCACCTGCAGTCCAGAGTACTATAAATGGAACCAATGGCTGTTTTTAAAAATGTTTGAAAAGGGATTGGCTTATAAAAAAGAGGCAGCAGTAAACTGGTGCCCCTCATGTGCCACAGTATTGGCCAATGAGCAAGTAGTAGATGGTTCCTGTGAGCGCTGTGATAGTTCTGTGGAAAAGAAAAAATTAAGCCAATGGTTTTTTAAGATTACAGATTACGCAGAAAGACTATTGGAGGATTTGGATAAACTAGAGGGATGGCCTGAAAAAGTAAGATTGATGCAAAAGAACTGGATTGGGAAAAGTGAAGGAGCAGAAATTAGTTTTAAAATGGAGAATACTGAGGATGAAATCAATGTATTTACCACAAGACCAGATACCATCTTCGGCGTATCCTATTTGGTATTTGCTCCAGAGCATCCCTTAGTAGAGAAATTAATTAAGAATACACCCAAAGAGGAAGAAGTAAAAAAATTCATTAAAAGTGTACAAAGCCTTAGTGAAATTGATAGAACCTCTACAGAAACAGAAAAAGTGGGAATGCCCATTGGTGCCTATGCGATTAATCCTATGAACAATGAAAAAATTCCTATTTTAATTGCCAATTATGTGTTAATGGATTATGGTACAGGAGCGGTTATGGGAGTGCCTGCCCATGATCAAAGAGATTTTGAATTTGCTAAAAAATATGATTTGCCTATAAATATTGTTATTAAACCCCAGGATAAGGATCTTTCTATAGAGATTATGGATGAAGCCTATGTTGAAGACGGCATCATGGTAAACTCAGGAAGATTTGATACAATGGCAAATAGGGATGCCTTTGGTGAGATCGTCAAGGAATTAGAAGTAAAGGGAGCAGGAAAAAGTACCATCAACTACAGATTAAGAGATTGGCTGATTTCAAGACAAAGATATTGGGGAACACCTATACCTGTTGTTTACTGTGATCATTGTGGCGTTGTTCCCGTGCCAGTGAAAGATTTGCCTATAGAACTTCCTACAAAAGTAGAGTTTAAAAATGATGGCCGTTCTCCCTTATTAGACAATGAAGAATTTTTATATACATCTTGTCCTAAATGTGGGGAAAAAGCTAGAAGGGAAACCGATACAATGGATACCTTCGTAGATTCTTCCTGGTATTATTTGAGATATTGTGATCCTCATAATGATGAACTACCCTTTGATAAGGAAAAGGTGGATTATTGGTTAGGGGTAGACCAATATATTGGAGGAGTAGAGCACGCCATTCTTCATTTGTTGTATACAAGATTCTTTGCTAAGATATTGTATGATTTAGGCATGATTTCTAAAGATGAACCTATTCATAATCTTTTAACCCAAGGAATGGTGTTAAAGGATGGAGAGAAAATGTCTAAATCCAAAGGAAATGTAGTAAGTCCTGTAGAGATTATTAAAAATTATGGTGCAGATACAGCAAGGCTCTTTATCCTATTTGCAGCTCCTCCTGAGAGGGATTTAGAATGGAGCGATAAAGGGGTAGAGGGATCCTACCGCTTTTTAAACAGAATATGGAGATTAGTGGAGGAATTAAAGAGTGAGTTAGAATTATCTTCTAAAGTACAACAAAACAATCTAAATAAAGAGGATAAAGAACTTAGATTTGTGCTACATCATACTATAAAAAGAGTATATGAGGATATTGAAGAAAGATTTAATTTCAATACGGCCATTAGCGCCATTATGGAGCTAGTCAATGCTATCTATCACTATAAAGATAAAGTCAAGGGAAGCAATCCAGCTTTATTAGGAGAAGTCATTGAAAATCTTATTATACTTTTATCCCCCTTTGCACCTCATATTACTGAAGAAATGTGGAAGATTATAGGAAATAAGGACAGTGTGCATGAGCAATCCTGGCCTAAATATGATCTAGAGGCATTAAAACAAGAAGAAGCAGAAATTGTAGTGCAAATTAATGGAAAAGTTAGAGATAAAATGATTCTTCCAGTAGATGCTACCAAAGAAGATATGGAGGCAGCAGTACTAAAAAGAGAGAAAATCAAGCAGTTTTTAGAAGGGAAGGAAATTGTAAAGATTATTGCCATTCCGAAAAAACTAATAAATATTGTTATAAAAGGTTAA
- the ilvA gene encoding threonine ammonia-lyase, giving the protein MKISLEDIKGAKRTLENVIFPTKLVESKKISSLSNNRVFLKCENLQKTGSFKIRGAYNKIASLSEEQKANGVIASSAGNHAQGVALGATAYGIKSTIVMPAGAPVAKVMATQGYGAEVVLHGNVYDEAYEKAVNIQKETGATFLHPFDDPYVIAGQGTIGLEIMEDLEDVDVIVVPIGGGGLIAGIAVAAKSINPKVKIIGVEPETAASMKTSVEKDQKSTLDTANSIADGIAVKTPGDLTYSIVKEYVDEIITVSEDDIAKAILTLMENEKLIVEGAGAASVAALISGKINSVDKKVAAVISGGNIDMNMVCSIIENGLLKSGRKTEIKVTIPDKPGNLQSLLELIASTKANISSIYQTKMKSYVNIGAQEVTMLLDTKNHGHIQEIHEVLIKSGYNIIKD; this is encoded by the coding sequence ATGAAAATATCTTTAGAAGATATTAAGGGAGCAAAGAGAACCTTAGAGAATGTAATTTTCCCAACAAAGTTGGTAGAAAGTAAAAAAATTAGTTCCCTAAGCAACAATCGAGTATTTTTAAAGTGTGAAAATCTTCAAAAAACAGGTTCATTTAAAATAAGAGGAGCATATAACAAAATTGCCAGCCTAAGTGAAGAACAAAAAGCTAATGGAGTTATTGCATCTTCAGCAGGGAATCATGCTCAAGGAGTTGCATTGGGGGCTACTGCCTATGGAATCAAATCCACAATTGTTATGCCAGCAGGTGCTCCAGTGGCTAAAGTAATGGCTACCCAGGGATATGGTGCAGAAGTTGTGCTTCATGGTAATGTATATGATGAAGCCTATGAAAAGGCTGTAAATATCCAAAAAGAAACAGGGGCAACATTCTTGCATCCCTTTGATGATCCTTATGTTATTGCAGGACAAGGTACCATTGGTTTAGAAATTATGGAAGATCTTGAAGATGTGGATGTAATCGTTGTACCCATCGGTGGGGGCGGTTTAATCGCAGGCATTGCTGTAGCGGCGAAATCTATTAATCCAAAGGTGAAGATCATAGGTGTTGAACCTGAAACCGCTGCCAGCATGAAAACCTCTGTAGAAAAAGATCAAAAATCTACCTTAGATACGGCCAATAGTATTGCCGATGGTATAGCCGTAAAAACTCCAGGAGATTTGACCTATTCTATAGTAAAGGAATATGTTGATGAAATAATTACCGTATCCGAAGATGATATTGCAAAGGCTATTTTGACCCTTATGGAAAATGAGAAATTGATTGTGGAAGGTGCAGGAGCAGCTTCTGTTGCAGCTCTTATCTCTGGTAAAATCAATTCCGTAGATAAAAAGGTTGCTGCAGTTATCTCAGGGGGAAATATTGATATGAACATGGTTTGTAGTATTATCGAGAACGGTTTGTTAAAGAGTGGAAGAAAAACTGAAATTAAAGTGACTATACCTGATAAACCCGGTAATTTACAATCTTTATTAGAGCTTATTGCCAGCACAAAGGCAAATATATCTTCAATTTATCAAACAAAAATGAAATCTTATGTAAACATAGGTGCTCAGGAAGTAACTATGTTATTAGATACAAAAAATCATGGGCATATCCAAGAAATACATGAAGTTTTAATAAAAAGCGGATATAATATTATAAAGGACTGA
- a CDS encoding RidA family protein, whose protein sequence is MKKEIISTPKAPAAIGPYSQAVKLGNLVFTSGQVPFIPETGEVIEGDIQAQARRSLDSIKAILEAAGTSLDNVVKTTVFIKDMNDFAKINEVYAQYFTEKQPARSCVEVARLPRDVGVEIEVIAVMPE, encoded by the coding sequence ATGAAAAAAGAAATTATTAGTACACCAAAGGCACCAGCTGCTATAGGACCATATTCACAAGCAGTAAAATTAGGAAACCTAGTTTTTACATCTGGACAAGTTCCTTTTATTCCCGAAACAGGAGAGGTAATTGAAGGAGATATCCAAGCGCAAGCTAGACGTTCTTTAGATAGCATAAAAGCTATTTTAGAAGCTGCAGGTACAAGCTTAGACAATGTAGTAAAAACAACAGTATTTATCAAAGATATGAATGATTTTGCTAAAATCAATGAGGTATATGCTCAGTATTTTACAGAAAAACAACCAGCTCGTTCCTGTGTTGAAGTAGCTAGATTACCTAGAGATGTAGGTGTAGAAATAGAAGTAATAGCCGTTATGCCAGAATAA
- the sdaAB gene encoding L-serine ammonia-lyase, iron-sulfur-dependent subunit beta, translating to MKNYSSFDILGPIMVGPSSSHTAGAARLGKIGRSIAAEEIRHVTFYLHGSFAATYQGHGTDKALVAGMLGMDPHDPDLRNSFDIAHKKGIGFEFIPINMEDAHPNTVKMAITSITGKETIIIGSSIGGGNIMITEINGISIEFTGQYPTLITKHIDKPGVIARVTTILADYQVNVAFMKVYRQSKGKIASMIVETDEGMPGEIINNINQIPDIKNAVIINPV from the coding sequence ATGAAAAATTACAGTTCCTTTGATATACTAGGCCCCATCATGGTTGGTCCTTCCAGTTCACATACCGCCGGAGCTGCCAGGCTAGGAAAAATTGGACGCAGTATAGCCGCAGAAGAGATTAGACATGTGACCTTTTATTTGCATGGTTCCTTTGCGGCCACTTACCAAGGTCATGGGACAGACAAGGCTTTGGTAGCTGGTATGCTAGGGATGGATCCCCATGATCCAGATTTAAGAAATTCCTTTGACATTGCTCATAAAAAAGGAATAGGATTTGAGTTTATACCTATCAATATGGAGGATGCTCATCCCAATACCGTAAAGATGGCCATAACATCTATAACGGGCAAAGAGACCATCATCATCGGCTCTTCCATAGGTGGGGGAAATATCATGATTACTGAAATCAATGGGATATCCATTGAATTTACTGGACAATATCCTACTCTTATCACCAAGCATATAGATAAACCTGGAGTAATAGCGAGAGTCACTACTATCTTGGCAGATTATCAAGTAAATGTTGCTTTTATGAAGGTATATAGGCAATCAAAGGGGAAAATAGCTTCTATGATTGTAGAAACAGACGAAGGCATGCCAGGAGAAATCATAAATAATATTAATCAAATACCAGATATAAAAAATGCGGTAATTATTAACCCAGTATAA
- the sdaAA gene encoding L-serine ammonia-lyase, iron-sulfur-dependent, subunit alpha has translation MAEFHSGEQLLQLCNEKNLSISQIIIENEMELTGLDREQVVSKMKDNVLVMRQSIKKGLEENIKSVSGMIGGEAKKMRGYFKEHQPVSGNVMADAVSAALAVTEVNAAMGQIVAAPTAGSCGIIPGALLTAAENMKATEEEIINALFVAAGIGNIIAQNATVAGAEGGCQAETGSASAMAAAGIVEMAGGSPEQAIHAAAMTLKNILGLVCDPIAGLVEAPCSKRNALGTANALVSADMALAGIQSIIPFDEVVTTMYKIGRSLPCELRETALGGLAATPTGQRLQKEIFGK, from the coding sequence ATGGCAGAATTTCATAGTGGTGAGCAACTATTACAATTATGCAATGAAAAAAATCTATCTATCTCTCAAATCATTATAGAGAATGAGATGGAATTGACGGGTTTAGATAGAGAACAAGTAGTATCAAAGATGAAAGATAATGTTCTCGTCATGAGACAATCTATTAAAAAAGGATTGGAAGAGAACATAAAATCCGTAAGCGGTATGATTGGCGGAGAAGCTAAAAAAATGAGGGGATATTTTAAAGAACATCAACCTGTTTCTGGGAATGTAATGGCTGATGCAGTTAGTGCGGCTTTGGCAGTGACCGAGGTAAATGCTGCTATGGGACAGATTGTAGCAGCACCTACAGCAGGTTCCTGTGGCATCATCCCTGGAGCACTCCTAACAGCTGCTGAAAATATGAAGGCCACTGAAGAAGAGATTATTAATGCATTATTTGTAGCTGCAGGAATAGGCAATATTATTGCTCAAAACGCCACTGTAGCAGGAGCAGAAGGGGGATGCCAGGCAGAAACTGGTTCGGCATCGGCAATGGCGGCAGCAGGTATTGTAGAAATGGCAGGAGGAAGTCCGGAGCAAGCTATTCATGCTGCTGCAATGACCTTGAAAAACATACTTGGTCTTGTATGTGATCCTATTGCAGGATTAGTAGAAGCTCCTTGTTCTAAAAGAAATGCCCTTGGTACTGCTAATGCATTGGTTTCAGCAGATATGGCCTTGGCAGGGATCCAAAGTATCATCCCCTTTGATGAAGTGGTAACCACCATGTATAAAATAGGAAGATCCCTTCCCTGTGAACTAAGGGAAACAGCCCTTGGTGGATTAGCAGCTACTCCTACAGGACAGAGATTACAAAAAGAAATCTTCGGGAAATAA
- a CDS encoding D-alanyl-D-alanine carboxypeptidase family protein, with translation MKSKIIFLTICLFFLFTNTALAAPNISSPSAILIDSKSGQILYGKDIDAKHYPASITKVMTALLLLEDGDLDKVVTIKDDVPNLIERGSSQIYLIPGEKITREQLLYALLIDSANDAAVAIAQDVSGSVDKFADKMNEKAKGLGMKNTHFVNPHGLHDENHYTTAKDMSIVAKEAMKNPLFRKIVTTERYIIPATNKQDTRYLYIGNRLIRNTTYKNYHYEGATGIKTGWTSEANFTLIGGAEKDGRDLITVIMDSNGVDVYMDTHTLLDYGFEGFQSKDAFKKGEIIKEIPFDKTKETLPLIAENTFEYSFPKDTVGDITTTFELPEDIDLPIKKGDIVGDVVLNLDGKEIGKINLIADKSIEAPNKFLSIFTGSSSVLKWAGILISAFLVFRTFIYISKQKRRRRRRMFGGNMGHKIHRY, from the coding sequence ATGAAATCTAAAATAATATTTTTAACCATATGTTTATTTTTTCTTTTTACAAATACGGCCCTTGCTGCACCCAACATTTCATCACCCTCGGCTATTTTAATCGATAGTAAATCAGGGCAAATATTATATGGTAAGGATATTGATGCAAAGCACTATCCCGCAAGCATCACCAAAGTGATGACGGCTCTCTTGCTTCTAGAGGATGGTGATTTGGATAAAGTGGTCACTATAAAGGATGATGTCCCCAATCTCATTGAAAGAGGGAGTAGCCAAATCTATTTAATTCCCGGTGAAAAGATAACAAGAGAACAATTGTTATATGCCTTACTAATAGATTCTGCAAATGATGCTGCGGTGGCTATAGCTCAAGATGTTTCTGGTTCGGTAGATAAGTTTGCTGATAAAATGAATGAAAAAGCTAAAGGGCTAGGCATGAAAAATACACACTTTGTTAATCCCCATGGTCTGCATGATGAAAATCATTACACCACAGCTAAAGATATGTCCATAGTAGCTAAAGAAGCCATGAAAAATCCTCTTTTTAGAAAAATAGTTACTACTGAGCGCTATATTATTCCTGCTACCAATAAACAGGATACTCGATACCTTTATATAGGGAACCGTCTTATTAGAAATACCACTTATAAAAATTATCACTATGAAGGCGCTACTGGTATTAAAACAGGTTGGACAAGCGAGGCCAATTTTACCCTCATTGGTGGCGCAGAAAAAGATGGTCGTGACTTAATTACTGTAATCATGGATTCCAATGGAGTAGACGTATATATGGACACCCATACTCTTTTAGATTATGGCTTTGAAGGTTTTCAATCCAAAGACGCATTTAAAAAAGGAGAAATCATTAAAGAGATACCCTTTGATAAGACAAAGGAAACTCTTCCTCTAATAGCCGAAAATACCTTTGAATATTCATTTCCCAAGGATACTGTCGGGGACATCACCACTACTTTTGAATTGCCTGAAGATATTGATCTTCCCATTAAAAAAGGTGATATTGTTGGCGATGTGGTGTTAAATTTGGATGGAAAAGAGATTGGAAAAATCAATTTAATTGCAGATAAAAGCATCGAAGCCCCTAATAAATTTCTTTCTATCTTCACAGGTTCAAGTAGCGTACTGAAATGGGCAGGTATTCTGATCTCAGCATTTTTAGTATTTAGGACTTTTATATATATTAGCAAACAAAAAAGGCGACGAAGAAGACGAATGTTTGGAGGAAATATGGGACATAAAATTCATCGTTATTAA
- a CDS encoding helix-hairpin-helix domain-containing protein — MEKIINKRNIFIAVLIGVLIVGTIWFYFYKDNDTMLIIDDADEDILSSEENNSEITPTEKEQSHQIMVHIVGQVKNPGVAILTEGERLIDALDKLGGPLEEADLERVNLSQKLRDEEKIYIPKIGEEIIDSDNNTSTNSSQEQDDGKININTADQSQLKTLPGIGDALSNRIIEYRETHGEFKSIEEIKEVERIGEKVFNELKEKIKI, encoded by the coding sequence GTGGAGAAAATAATAAACAAAAGAAATATTTTTATTGCAGTTTTAATTGGAGTCCTTATAGTAGGAACTATTTGGTTTTATTTTTATAAAGACAATGATACAATGTTGATAATAGATGATGCCGATGAAGATATCTTAAGTTCTGAAGAGAATAATTCCGAGATTACGCCTACAGAAAAAGAACAATCGCATCAAATCATGGTTCATATTGTAGGACAAGTTAAAAATCCAGGAGTAGCTATTCTTACAGAGGGAGAAAGACTTATCGATGCTTTAGATAAGCTTGGGGGACCCTTAGAGGAAGCAGATTTAGAAAGAGTGAATCTATCCCAGAAATTAAGGGATGAAGAAAAAATATATATCCCCAAGATAGGGGAGGAGATAATAGACAGCGATAATAACACATCTACAAACAGTTCCCAAGAACAAGATGATGGTAAAATCAATATTAATACCGCTGATCAGAGTCAATTGAAAACTCTACCAGGGATAGGAGATGCTCTGTCCAATAGGATTATTGAATATCGTGAAACCCATGGGGAATTTAAAAGCATTGAAGAAATTAAAGAAGTAGAAAGAATTGGGGAAAAAGTATTTAATGAACTTAA